In one Umezawaea sp. Da 62-37 genomic region, the following are encoded:
- a CDS encoding cystathionine gamma-synthase: protein MTEMGNFGFATRAIHAGQAPDPTTGSVIVPIHATSTYAQDGVGGLRGGFEYSRTGNPTRSALEECLASLEGGRHGRAFASGMAATDTALRSLLRPGDHVVIPNDAYGGTFRLLDKVMSHWGIEYTPVSLSDVDAVRAAVRPNTKLIWIETPTNPVLRIADIALLAELAHDVGALLLVDNTFASPYIQSPLELGADVVLHSTTKYIGGHSDVIGGALITSDDELDKAFGFLQNGAGGVPGPFDAWLTLRGVKTLEVRMEKHCDNTEKVTEALLRHSKVTEVFYPGLPEHPGHQVAAKQMRRFGGMVSFTVKGGEEEALRICSRTKLFTLAESLGGVESLIEHPGRMTHLSTAGSPLQVPADLVRLSVGIESADDLIADLLAALD, encoded by the coding sequence ATGACGGAAATGGGCAATTTCGGGTTCGCGACCAGGGCGATCCACGCCGGGCAGGCCCCGGATCCGACGACTGGTTCGGTCATCGTCCCGATCCACGCCACCTCCACCTACGCCCAGGACGGCGTCGGTGGTTTGCGCGGCGGCTTCGAGTACTCCCGCACCGGAAACCCCACGCGCTCCGCCCTGGAGGAGTGCCTGGCGTCGCTGGAGGGCGGCAGGCACGGTCGCGCGTTCGCCTCGGGCATGGCCGCCACCGACACCGCGCTGCGCTCGCTGCTGCGCCCCGGCGACCACGTGGTCATCCCGAACGACGCCTACGGCGGCACGTTCCGCCTGCTCGACAAGGTGATGTCGCACTGGGGCATCGAGTACACGCCCGTGTCGCTGTCCGACGTCGACGCCGTGCGCGCGGCCGTCCGGCCGAACACCAAGCTGATCTGGATCGAGACGCCGACCAACCCGGTGCTCCGCATCGCCGACATCGCGCTGCTGGCCGAGTTGGCGCACGACGTCGGCGCGCTGCTGCTGGTGGACAACACCTTCGCCTCGCCGTACATCCAGAGCCCGCTGGAACTGGGCGCGGACGTCGTGCTGCACTCCACCACCAAGTACATCGGCGGCCACTCCGACGTGATCGGCGGCGCGCTGATCACCTCGGACGACGAGCTGGACAAGGCGTTCGGGTTCCTCCAGAACGGCGCGGGCGGGGTGCCCGGCCCGTTCGACGCGTGGCTGACCCTGCGCGGCGTGAAGACCCTCGAGGTCCGCATGGAGAAGCACTGCGACAACACGGAGAAGGTCACCGAGGCGCTGCTGCGGCACTCGAAGGTCACCGAGGTCTTCTACCCCGGCCTGCCCGAGCACCCCGGCCACCAGGTGGCCGCCAAGCAGATGCGCCGCTTCGGCGGCATGGTCTCGTTCACGGTGAAGGGCGGTGAGGAGGAGGCGCTCCGCATCTGCTCCCGCACCAAGCTGTTCACCCTGGCGGAGTCGCTGGGCGGCGTCGAGTCGCTGATCGAGCACCCCGGCCGCATGACGCACCTCAGCACCGCGGGTTCCCCGCTCCAGGTCCCGGCCGACCTGGTCCGCCTGTCGGTGGGAATCGAATCGGCCGACGACCTGATCGCCGACCTGCTGGCGGCCCTGGACTGA
- a CDS encoding nitroreductase family deazaflavin-dependent oxidoreductase, with amino-acid sequence MAVADDLDRATDSQWDWVAEHTRGYLASGGTEGHESNGVLTLVLATTGRKTGIARRTCLIYGTEGEDFVVVASKGGADDDPAWFKNLQADPSVGVQVGTRRFTAHARVASPAEREVLWARMAAIFPLYEEYAEKTQREIPIVLLTPRD; translated from the coding sequence ATGGCCGTCGCTGATGATCTCGACCGCGCAACCGACTCGCAGTGGGACTGGGTCGCCGAGCACACCCGTGGATACCTCGCCTCGGGCGGCACCGAAGGACACGAGTCGAACGGCGTCCTCACCCTCGTGCTCGCCACGACCGGACGCAAGACCGGTATCGCGCGCCGCACGTGCCTGATCTACGGCACCGAGGGTGAGGACTTCGTCGTCGTCGCCTCCAAGGGCGGCGCCGACGACGATCCGGCCTGGTTCAAGAACCTCCAGGCGGACCCGAGCGTCGGGGTGCAGGTCGGCACCCGCCGGTTCACCGCTCACGCCCGCGTCGCGTCCCCCGCCGAACGGGAAGTCCTCTGGGCCCGGATGGCGGCCATCTTCCCGTTGTACGAGGAGTACGCGGAGAAGACCCAGCGGGAAATCCCGATCGTCCTGCTCACTCCGCGGGACTGA
- a CDS encoding tannase/feruloyl esterase family alpha/beta hydrolase: MTSGYGLQYWEQWVRYVLTRDPGHDSLDVDPRDPGKWLDRISRLSTLEDRNDVDLPPFARASGKLILLHGAADELVSHLSTNDYYQRVRHLLGPVSARESTRYYVVPGANHANFGTPAFAAGWDSLSALERWVERGRPPVNPVVADVNHDRTRPLCEYPTWPRYRGGDADSASSFTCTR; the protein is encoded by the coding sequence GTGACGAGCGGCTACGGGTTGCAGTACTGGGAGCAGTGGGTCAGGTACGTCCTCACCCGCGACCCCGGTCACGACTCCCTCGACGTCGATCCCCGCGATCCCGGCAAGTGGCTCGACCGGATCAGCCGACTGTCCACTCTGGAGGATCGCAACGACGTGGACCTCCCGCCGTTCGCCCGCGCGAGCGGCAAGCTGATCCTGCTCCACGGCGCCGCCGACGAACTGGTCTCCCACCTCTCCACGAACGACTACTACCAACGGGTGCGGCACCTGCTCGGCCCCGTGTCGGCCCGCGAGTCCACGCGCTACTACGTCGTTCCGGGGGCGAACCACGCGAACTTCGGCACGCCGGCGTTCGCCGCGGGCTGGGACTCGCTCTCCGCGCTCGAACGCTGGGTCGAGAGGGGACGGCCGCCCGTGAACCCGGTCGTGGCCGACGTCAACCACGACCGGACCCGCCCCCTGTGCGAATACCCGACCTGGCCCCGGTACCGCGGCGGTGACGCGGACAGCGCCTCCAGCTTCACCTGCACGCGGTGA
- a CDS encoding heme-binding protein, producing the protein MPVTLDEAHELIRSAHRRADELGARVTVAVVDEGGHLQALGRMDGAPPLSAEIATHKAASVALVRRDGAELRRMQEAWPAFFTQLDRAAGRPILAGAGSMLIRRADSVLGAVAVSGGLPQHDDDCAEAGLAGLSG; encoded by the coding sequence ATGCCGGTCACGCTCGACGAGGCTCACGAACTGATCAGGAGCGCGCACCGACGGGCGGACGAGTTGGGCGCCCGCGTCACGGTCGCCGTCGTCGACGAGGGCGGGCACCTCCAGGCTCTCGGCCGGATGGACGGCGCACCGCCGCTGTCGGCCGAGATCGCCACGCACAAGGCGGCCAGCGTCGCCCTCGTGCGTCGCGACGGTGCGGAACTGCGCCGGATGCAGGAGGCCTGGCCCGCTTTCTTCACCCAACTCGACCGGGCCGCGGGTCGTCCCATCCTGGCCGGTGCGGGGTCGATGCTGATCCGGCGAGCCGACAGCGTCCTGGGCGCCGTGGCGGTCAGCGGCGGACTGCCGCAGCACGACGACGACTGCGCCGAAGCCGGACTCGCCGGGCTCAGCGGTTGA
- a CDS encoding TetR/AcrR family transcriptional regulator: MARSEPESRPSEARTRLLTTASGIFYAEGIHSVGVDRILSEAQVTRATFYRHFPSKEDLVLAYLSGADRAIRGQVAAAVAAGLSPMDTLRAVGESIAQGIRSPGFRGCAFLNAVAEYSAPDHPVHKAALAHRQWFLETLVELLARVREESAEPAARHYVMLRDGAMAAGCLFDPTLICETFLRGVEGLLLAHAAPDRT; this comes from the coding sequence ATGGCGCGCAGCGAACCCGAGAGCCGGCCGTCGGAGGCACGAACCCGGCTGCTCACCACGGCGAGCGGGATCTTCTACGCGGAGGGGATCCACTCCGTCGGCGTCGACCGGATCCTCTCCGAGGCGCAGGTGACGCGGGCGACCTTCTACCGGCACTTCCCCAGCAAGGAAGACCTCGTTCTCGCCTACCTCAGCGGGGCCGATCGGGCCATTCGCGGCCAAGTCGCCGCGGCCGTCGCGGCGGGACTGTCGCCGATGGACACCCTTCGGGCCGTCGGTGAGTCGATCGCGCAGGGCATCCGGTCACCGGGCTTCCGCGGGTGCGCCTTCCTGAACGCCGTGGCGGAGTACTCCGCTCCCGACCACCCGGTGCACAAGGCCGCCCTCGCCCACCGGCAGTGGTTCCTGGAGACCCTCGTGGAACTGCTGGCGCGCGTCCGCGAGGAGTCCGCCGAACCCGCCGCCCGGCACTACGTCATGCTGCGCGACGGCGCCATGGCCGCGGGCTGCCTGTTCGACCCGACGCTGATCTGCGAGACCTTCCTGCGGGGAGTCGAGGGACTCCTGCTGGCCCACGCCGCGCCCGACCGCACCTGA
- a CDS encoding PHP domain-containing protein, which produces MLPADGHVHSEWSWEAGEGSMRLACARAVDLGLPAISFTEHGDLTTWTVGSGLVPRLPECFRARLGADGLLRPPDLDVPGYLDAVRRCRELFPGLVIRTGVELSEPHWHADRVADLLAGGDFERVLGSVHSIRTPEGDVMVDELLTTRPADETVRAYLAEVLRMVESCDAFQVLAHLDYPVRSWPASAGPYDARAHEVEVRAVLRALADSGRALEVNTTAPSDGEVVGWWREEGGTAVSFGSDAHAPAKVARRFAETAELVRGKGFEPGPSDFWVRVD; this is translated from the coding sequence ATGCTGCCCGCTGACGGCCACGTGCACTCCGAGTGGTCCTGGGAAGCCGGCGAGGGCTCGATGCGACTGGCCTGCGCCCGCGCCGTCGACCTCGGCCTGCCCGCGATCTCCTTCACCGAGCACGGCGACCTCACGACGTGGACCGTCGGCTCGGGCCTGGTTCCCCGGCTGCCGGAGTGCTTCCGCGCCCGCCTCGGGGCGGACGGGCTGCTGCGGCCGCCGGACCTGGACGTCCCCGGCTACCTGGACGCCGTGCGCCGCTGCCGGGAACTGTTCCCCGGCCTGGTCATCCGGACCGGGGTCGAGCTGAGCGAACCGCACTGGCACGCCGACCGCGTGGCGGACCTGCTGGCCGGTGGCGACTTCGAGCGCGTGCTGGGCTCGGTGCACTCGATCCGCACACCAGAGGGCGACGTCATGGTCGACGAGCTGCTCACGACCCGGCCCGCCGACGAGACCGTGCGCGCCTACCTCGCCGAAGTGCTGCGGATGGTGGAATCGTGCGACGCCTTCCAGGTCCTGGCCCACCTCGACTACCCCGTCCGCTCGTGGCCCGCGAGCGCGGGCCCTTACGACGCCCGCGCCCACGAGGTGGAGGTCCGGGCGGTGCTCAGGGCGCTCGCGGACTCCGGTCGGGCACTGGAGGTCAACACGACCGCGCCGTCGGACGGCGAGGTGGTCGGCTGGTGGCGCGAGGAGGGCGGCACGGCGGTTTCCTTCGGCAGCGACGCCCACGCACCCGCGAAGGTGGCCAGGCGCTTCGCCGAAACGGCGGAACTGGTGAGGGGCAAGGGTTTCGAGCCGGGTCCCTCGGACTTCTGGGTCCGGGTCGACTGA
- a CDS encoding TetR/AcrR family transcriptional regulator produces MAGTPRPRPTGPRRPNARGQGELLRDEIVASAVRMLDELADDEALSLRAVARALSISPTSVYLYFPDRDALVLAAMQHCHDEMLATAARAETGHETPASRLRARILAQAAWAQEHPGLYKVMHESKASRRPGMPFKEVLLTRTAQAVQECMEAGTAPPDDALTVALDLRAAVIGMLSLRINEPNLPWPPVEQQIDRFLTKLVGLATPTAR; encoded by the coding sequence ATGGCAGGCACCCCGAGACCCCGTCCGACGGGTCCTCGGCGTCCGAACGCCCGCGGGCAGGGCGAGCTGCTGCGGGACGAGATCGTCGCCAGCGCGGTGCGCATGCTCGACGAACTGGCCGACGACGAGGCGCTGTCGCTGCGAGCGGTCGCACGCGCGCTGTCGATCTCGCCGACCTCGGTCTACCTGTACTTCCCGGACCGCGACGCGCTCGTGCTGGCCGCGATGCAGCACTGCCACGACGAGATGCTGGCAACCGCCGCCCGTGCGGAGACGGGCCACGAGACCCCGGCGTCACGGCTGCGCGCGCGGATCCTGGCGCAGGCGGCCTGGGCGCAGGAACATCCCGGCCTCTACAAGGTCATGCACGAGAGCAAGGCCAGCCGACGCCCTGGGATGCCGTTCAAAGAGGTGCTGCTGACCCGCACCGCGCAGGCCGTGCAGGAGTGCATGGAAGCCGGCACCGCCCCGCCCGACGACGCGCTCACGGTGGCGCTCGACCTCCGCGCCGCCGTGATCGGCATGCTCTCGCTGCGGATCAACGAACCGAACCTGCCGTGGCCGCCCGTCGAGCAGCAGATCGACCGCTTCCTCACCAAGCTCGTCGGACTCGCGACGCCGACCGCGCGCTGA
- the carA gene encoding glutamine-hydrolyzing carbamoyl-phosphate synthase small subunit, with protein sequence MQIDAALVLEDGRVFRGESYGAVGACLGEVVFSTGMTGYQETLTDPSYHRQIVVQTAPQIGNTGWNDEDGESGRAWVAGYVVRDPARVPSNWRSKRSLDDELVRQGIVGIAGVDTRMLTRHLREQGAMRAGVFSGSHLASAAEMVARVLDSPRMAGADLASDVTTPESYVVKALGERRFRVAALDLGIKSNTPRMLAARGVEVHVLPLTSTMDDLLAVAPDGVFLSNGPGDPATQTHAVELTRSVLERRIPLFGICFGNQILGRALGRDTYKMRYGHRGINIPVIDVATGKVAITSQNHGFALEGEPGEEFSSDFGRVLLSHYCPNDNTIEGVRALDVPAFSVQYHPEAAAGPHDAATLFDEFCDLMSRHAGANLMSEAR encoded by the coding sequence GTGCAAATCGACGCGGCACTGGTTCTCGAAGACGGTCGTGTCTTCCGCGGTGAGTCCTACGGCGCGGTCGGTGCCTGCCTGGGCGAGGTGGTGTTCTCCACCGGCATGACCGGGTACCAGGAGACGCTGACCGACCCGTCCTACCACCGCCAGATCGTGGTGCAGACAGCACCGCAGATCGGGAACACCGGCTGGAACGACGAGGACGGCGAATCGGGACGTGCCTGGGTCGCCGGGTACGTCGTGCGCGACCCGGCGCGGGTGCCGTCCAACTGGCGTTCGAAGCGGTCGCTGGACGACGAACTGGTCCGCCAGGGGATCGTCGGCATCGCGGGTGTGGACACCAGGATGCTGACGCGGCACCTGCGCGAGCAGGGTGCGATGCGCGCCGGCGTGTTCTCGGGCAGCCACCTCGCGTCGGCGGCCGAGATGGTCGCCAGGGTGCTGGACTCCCCCCGGATGGCGGGCGCGGACCTCGCGAGTGACGTGACCACACCGGAGTCGTACGTCGTGAAAGCACTGGGGGAACGGCGTTTCCGGGTCGCCGCACTGGATCTGGGCATCAAGTCGAACACCCCGAGGATGCTGGCCGCTCGCGGTGTCGAGGTGCACGTGCTGCCGCTGACGTCCACAATGGACGACCTGCTGGCGGTCGCGCCGGACGGGGTGTTCCTGTCCAACGGGCCGGGCGACCCGGCTACGCAGACGCACGCGGTCGAGCTGACGAGGTCGGTGCTGGAGCGGCGGATCCCGTTGTTCGGGATCTGCTTCGGCAACCAGATCCTGGGCCGCGCGCTGGGCCGCGACACGTACAAGATGCGCTACGGCCACCGCGGCATCAACATCCCGGTGATCGACGTGGCGACCGGCAAGGTCGCGATCACGTCGCAGAACCACGGTTTCGCGCTGGAAGGCGAGCCCGGCGAGGAGTTCTCCTCGGACTTCGGCCGCGTCCTGCTGAGCCACTACTGCCCGAACGACAACACGATCGAGGGCGTCCGCGCGCTCGACGTGCCCGCGTTCAGCGTGCAGTACCACCCCGAGGCCGCGGCCGGTCCGCACGACGCCGCGACGTTGTTCGACGAGTTCTGCGACCTGATGTCCCGCCATGCCGGTGCGAACCTGATGAGCGAGGCCCGCTGA
- a CDS encoding glutamine synthetase family protein produces MRHAIVGDKTQAVDRFIRDNSIETVELAVVDMMGAIRGKRVPAAIFRQGGEFAMSSGVFCLDHGLDVLPPVGRYSWASGYPDVFLVPDLTTLRLVPWRPGAALVFCDVVDRAGEPDPLDPRHVLRRAQDQVRQAGFDPVVGLETEFYLLDPDTLLPRHSRNPIYSLHDDSYLWPVIRDVRAALEAVGVVVEASGAEYGAGQVEITLDHSAPLVAADDLLFFRYAVKQTAAVHGYLATFMAKPRAGSSGSGLHVHQSLRRRDTGRNAFWDEESAGLGEEALSYLAGLLRHAAETCHVAVPTPNGYKRSVGYSFAPTHATWGFDHRSVAVRALVHGDGGTRLEHRVAAADANPHLLVATQLLAGLAGLEEQLEPPPAATTDVYAGNDAEPLPRSAAEAVIRLDSSKFARSALGEEVTALLCLLGRAEQAAADAEVTDWERRRYLESV; encoded by the coding sequence GTGCGCCATGCCATCGTCGGGGACAAAACGCAGGCAGTCGACCGGTTCATCCGCGACAACTCGATCGAGACCGTCGAACTCGCCGTCGTGGACATGATGGGGGCGATCCGGGGCAAGCGGGTTCCCGCGGCGATCTTCCGGCAGGGCGGGGAGTTCGCGATGTCGTCGGGGGTGTTCTGCCTCGACCACGGCCTCGACGTGCTGCCGCCCGTGGGCCGGTACAGCTGGGCGAGCGGTTACCCGGACGTGTTCCTGGTGCCCGATCTGACCACCCTGCGGCTGGTTCCCTGGCGCCCAGGGGCGGCGCTGGTGTTCTGCGACGTCGTCGACCGGGCGGGTGAGCCCGATCCGCTCGACCCGCGTCACGTGCTCCGCCGCGCGCAGGACCAGGTCCGGCAAGCGGGGTTCGACCCCGTGGTCGGGCTGGAGACCGAGTTCTACCTGCTCGATCCGGACACGCTGCTGCCCCGCCACTCGCGGAACCCCATCTACAGCCTGCACGACGACTCCTACCTGTGGCCGGTGATCCGGGACGTGCGGGCGGCGCTGGAGGCCGTGGGTGTGGTGGTGGAGGCGAGCGGGGCGGAGTACGGGGCCGGGCAGGTGGAGATCACCCTCGACCACTCCGCGCCGTTGGTCGCCGCCGACGACCTGCTGTTCTTCCGCTACGCGGTCAAGCAGACCGCGGCCGTGCACGGCTACCTGGCCACGTTCATGGCCAAGCCGCGGGCGGGGTCGTCCGGGAGCGGTCTCCACGTGCACCAGAGCCTGCGCCGCCGGGACACGGGCCGCAACGCCTTCTGGGACGAGGAATCCGCGGGACTGGGCGAGGAGGCGCTGTCCTACCTCGCCGGTCTGCTGCGCCACGCCGCCGAGACGTGCCACGTCGCCGTTCCGACTCCCAACGGGTACAAGCGATCGGTGGGCTACTCGTTCGCGCCGACGCACGCCACGTGGGGGTTCGACCACCGTTCCGTCGCGGTGCGGGCGCTCGTGCACGGCGACGGCGGCACACGGCTGGAGCACCGGGTGGCGGCGGCGGACGCCAATCCCCACCTCCTGGTGGCCACCCAACTGCTGGCGGGTCTCGCCGGGCTGGAGGAACAGCTCGAACCGCCGCCCGCCGCGACCACCGACGTGTACGCGGGCAACGACGCCGAGCCGCTGCCGCGGAGCGCCGCCGAGGCCGTGATCCGGTTGGACAGCAGCAAGTTCGCGCGATCGGCGCTGGGCGAGGAGGTGACGGCGTTGCTGTGCCTGCTCGGACGGGCGGAGCAGGCGGCCGCCGACGCCGAGGTGACCGACTGGGAACGGCGCCGCTACCTCGAATCGGTCTGA
- a CDS encoding NucA/NucB deoxyribonuclease domain-containing protein, whose protein sequence is MTTGRVSMGRAALYAVSGGFLTVAFGVLGAQDADAAAKPPAVKPPVVVPKAVEAAAKPAAKKAPATEAKRVAKPKPLAQKTTKPKPVPKPQAKRVPKPKPRLVPVPQAKRIPKPKPVLKPKAVPKPAALVKQAARTQPKPITQAKRAPKTTKPFTTKPAAAKQASKPKAAKPLPQSVRLAEAAAERQAKTDRQFQDKKQKATQELQRTASARAAYAESQRGGAPGSGLTRRIAEAKQKQVRPAHETPLRQVAAVKQAPAPRPEPERRKPNSQLDRAEDQAERQALTERQFQELHAVNGQPLRTPSAASLNAPIVPPRLVPVTTTGQAAGEAQRVFWSSPTGRRATGEIASLAARTLDNPADAAIDAGTSLVGGLVEAVGAVTGNDTVKAAGQVTQAISDEIGDGVGDAVMQAGVDARNEAYRQAEAEDGTKYAYEVYVSSSRHPESALHVTQAQNGVVWQGGTWTSETAKPKLLTLDRGGAKKRRQQSLQGIKPGSKVGRPGDDRDEYPFAVSAEGGKQPDGSRSSVKYIPEKDNSGAGGRLPSQLRPLGNGDQFLVLTTD, encoded by the coding sequence ATGACGACCGGACGAGTGTCGATGGGCAGGGCAGCGCTGTACGCGGTGTCCGGTGGGTTCCTGACCGTGGCTTTCGGAGTGCTGGGCGCCCAGGACGCCGACGCGGCGGCGAAGCCCCCGGCGGTGAAACCTCCCGTGGTGGTGCCGAAGGCGGTCGAGGCGGCGGCGAAACCGGCCGCGAAGAAGGCACCGGCCACCGAGGCGAAACGCGTGGCGAAACCGAAACCCCTGGCCCAGAAGACCACCAAGCCCAAGCCGGTGCCCAAGCCCCAGGCCAAGCGGGTTCCCAAACCCAAGCCCAGGCTGGTGCCCGTACCCCAGGCCAAACGGATTCCCAAACCCAAGCCGGTGCTCAAGCCCAAGGCCGTTCCCAAGCCCGCGGCGCTGGTGAAGCAGGCCGCCCGAACGCAGCCGAAACCGATCACCCAGGCGAAACGCGCCCCCAAGACCACCAAACCCTTCACGACGAAACCGGCGGCGGCCAAGCAGGCGTCGAAACCCAAGGCCGCCAAACCCCTACCGCAGTCGGTGCGCCTGGCCGAGGCGGCGGCCGAGCGGCAGGCCAAGACCGACCGGCAGTTCCAGGACAAGAAGCAGAAGGCGACCCAGGAGTTGCAGCGGACCGCCTCGGCGCGGGCGGCTTACGCCGAAAGCCAGCGCGGCGGCGCGCCGGGAAGCGGATTGACCCGCCGGATCGCCGAAGCGAAGCAGAAGCAGGTCCGTCCGGCTCACGAGACACCTCTGCGACAGGTGGCCGCGGTCAAGCAGGCCCCGGCGCCCCGGCCGGAACCCGAACGGCGCAAGCCGAACAGCCAACTCGACCGCGCCGAGGACCAGGCCGAGCGGCAAGCCTTGACGGAACGGCAGTTCCAGGAACTCCACGCGGTGAACGGCCAACCCCTCCGAACGCCGAGCGCGGCGTCGCTGAACGCCCCGATCGTTCCGCCGCGCCTCGTCCCGGTGACCACCACCGGTCAGGCGGCAGGCGAGGCGCAGCGCGTCTTCTGGTCGAGTCCCACCGGACGTCGGGCGACCGGGGAGATCGCCTCACTGGCCGCACGGACGTTGGACAACCCCGCCGACGCGGCCATCGACGCCGGTACCAGCCTTGTGGGTGGGCTCGTGGAGGCGGTCGGCGCGGTGACCGGCAACGACACCGTCAAGGCCGCGGGCCAGGTGACCCAAGCCATTTCGGACGAGATCGGGGACGGGGTCGGTGACGCGGTGATGCAGGCGGGCGTCGACGCGCGCAACGAGGCCTATCGGCAGGCCGAGGCGGAGGACGGCACGAAGTACGCCTACGAGGTCTACGTGTCCAGCAGCCGCCACCCCGAATCCGCCCTGCACGTCACCCAGGCGCAGAACGGCGTGGTCTGGCAAGGCGGGACCTGGACGTCGGAAACGGCGAAGCCGAAACTGCTGACCCTCGACCGCGGAGGTGCGAAGAAACGACGACAGCAGTCGTTGCAGGGCATCAAACCCGGGAGCAAGGTCGGCAGGCCGGGGGACGACCGGGACGAGTACCCGTTCGCGGTCAGCGCGGAAGGCGGCAAACAGCCGGATGGCAGTCGTTCGAGCGTGAAGTACATTCCGGAAAAGGACAACAGCGGGGCCGGCGGCAGACTCCCGTCGCAGTTGAGACCGCTCGGCAACGGCGATCAGTTCCTGGTGCTGACAACGGACTGA
- a CDS encoding dienelactone hydrolase family protein: protein MFRTALVLLGVMACLTGPPPVAARGAMPDCAAFAVLGDARSVGGATWTYRSTDEGVRYALEGVLFTPEGAGPHPAVVISHGRNGDAGTYSARIARTVVGWGVVAIATNYTHAPDAVDRGNAPDGPDGASQANVERAEKTRQLLTCVGVVDMARVAAHGNSMGAFVTIRLLGTHPGVFRAASHTSGGIGPTDPLLAARITTPYQVHHGDADTVVPLSWDQALARILTDSGTPNALHVHAGRGHPDLAHDPLVLSQVREWYRAHGVLRD from the coding sequence GTGTTCCGAACGGCGTTGGTGCTGCTCGGTGTCATGGCGTGCCTCACGGGCCCGCCACCCGTCGCTGCCAGGGGCGCGATGCCCGACTGCGCCGCGTTCGCCGTGCTCGGTGACGCCCGATCAGTCGGCGGCGCGACCTGGACCTACCGGTCGACCGACGAGGGCGTGCGCTACGCGTTGGAGGGTGTGCTGTTCACGCCCGAAGGCGCCGGACCGCACCCCGCCGTCGTGATCAGCCACGGCAGGAACGGCGACGCGGGCACCTACTCGGCGCGGATCGCGCGCACGGTGGTCGGCTGGGGCGTGGTCGCGATCGCCACGAACTACACCCACGCCCCGGACGCGGTCGACCGCGGCAACGCCCCCGACGGGCCGGACGGGGCTTCGCAGGCCAACGTCGAGCGGGCCGAGAAGACCCGGCAGCTGCTGACGTGCGTCGGTGTGGTCGACATGGCCAGGGTGGCCGCGCACGGCAACAGCATGGGCGCCTTCGTGACCATCCGACTGCTCGGCACGCACCCCGGTGTCTTCCGGGCCGCGTCGCACACCTCGGGAGGCATCGGCCCCACCGACCCCCTCTTGGCAGCGCGCATCACCACCCCGTACCAGGTGCACCACGGCGACGCCGACACCGTGGTCCCGCTGTCCTGGGACCAGGCGCTCGCCCGCATCCTCACCGACAGCGGCACGCCGAACGCCCTGCACGTCCACGCGGGCCGCGGCCACCCGGACCTGGCCCACGATCCGCTGGTGTTGTCGCAGGTCCGGGAGTGGTACCGGGCGCACGGCGTTCTCCGGGACTGA